The following is a genomic window from Deinococcus yavapaiensis KR-236.
CTTACGGTCTCCCGAGAAGCGCGACCCGACCGCCTCGAACATCTGCGGCAAGGACCGCGACCCGCCCAAGCGAAGCGCCGCCTCGTACGCTTCCACGGCGCCCGCTGGGTCGTCCAACGAGCGCTGCCACACGTCCAACGCGCCCAACCACGCGTACGCGTAATCCAGCACGTACAACGGGTAGATGAACGCGTGCGGTGGAAGTCGCCACCCGCCCGCGCGTTCCGCTTCGAATCCGGACCAGTCCAAGTCGGGTTCGAAGCGCTCGGCGAGTTCCAGGTACTTCGCTTCCAAGTCCTCGCCCGTCACGTCCCCGGGCGCTTCGGTGTACAGCCAGTGTTGCCACGCGTCATTCAGCGCGAGGCGAGGCAAGGTGTACACGATGTCCTCGAATTGCTTCGCGACGGCCGCGTTCGCGCGTTTCTTCGAGTATCCGGCGGCCGACTCGAGGTGCGCCAAGGCCAGCAACTCCATGGCTTGCGACGGCACCTCGCCGAACTCCGATCCCACCCAGGTGTTGAACTGCAGGTGGCCTTCCTCGAGTAACGCCGCTCCGTGCATGGCGTGCCCCGCTTCGTGCAGCAGCACGGTCAGGTCGAGGTGCGTGCCCGTCGCGCTTTGCAAGATCACCGAGCCGCGTGACACGGGCAAGGGCGCGCAGTACGCGCCGCCCGCCTTGCCCGGTCGCGCCTCCACGTCCAACCACGGGTCGGCGGCCGGACGATTCCGCAGGTGCCGGAAGCGTTCGCCGTACCTCGGGTGCACCGCTTGCAGCACTCGTTCGGCGGCGTCCACCAAGGCGTTTGCATCCTCGAAGGGAGGCGGGAAGCCATGCACGTCCACTTGCAAATCCCACGGTCGCAACGATTCCACGCCGAGCGCGGCTCGACGTACTTCACGCAATTCGGCGGCGAGCGGCACGACTTCCGCTTCGATGGCCGCGTGAAACGCCCGGGCGTCGTCGGGAGTGTAGTCGAGGCGGTTGAGCTCCAACCAATGCAACGCCAGGTAGTTCGGCATGCCCGCCTGCGACGCGAGGCGGTGGCGACGGGCGAGCAAGTCGAGCATCAAGGTGTTGAGGGTGTCACGGTCTTGCAGGGCGCGCGTTTGCATAGCTCGCCACGTGCGCTCTCGAACGTCGCGGTCCGAGCTTTGCAGCAGGCGCCCGGCTTGCGCGAACGTCACCTCCTGACCGTCCACGTCGATGGTGCGCGCGCCGGAGATGCGGTTGAAGGTGTTGGCGAGGGTGTTCGTTTCGGCGTTCAGGTCGACGTTCTGCGCGTGGAACACGTCGGCTTGGTTGCGTAGACGGCGGCGCATCTGGTGCAACTCGCTCGGCAGGGCGTCCTCGGGCAGGTCGAGCAGGCGGCGTTGCAATTGGTGCTGCGCGACTTGCGCCTTGGGGAGGACGTCACGCAAAAACGCGGTGAGGGCGTCGCGCTTTTCTTGCGAGGAGGTGTCGCGGTCGGACGTGAATTCTAGGCGTACCTGGGCTTCGAGGAGATCCTCGTCGAGATCACTCCAACGACGTAGCCACGCCTGGGCGGTGTCGGCGGTGAGGAGTTCGGCGTCGAGCGCAGCGTAGCGATCGGCGTACGAATCCCAAGTCGGGACAGGTTGGGGTGCGGTCATGCGGTCTCCTTCGAACTCGTGGGGACGTGCGTCGGGATGAGCGGGGAGCGCGTTGAATTGAGATCGGCTTTCAGCATACACAGACGACGTTTCAAGCGAAGGAGCGGCGATCAGCCGTACGGACCGGAGTTCAACGGCCGCGCCCGTCCCTTTCCTTCACGCCCGCTCGTCCTCCTGCGCCTCGCTTTCACATCGCCGTCGTGCGCCCTGTCCGCGCGAAGGTAAATCGGGAAACCCGTCATCCTGTATCCTTTCCAAGATTGCCCCGAGTGGGCAGAAGGAGTCGTCACCATGTGTGCCCTTGGAATCGGAATCGTCGGTTTGCCCAACGTCGGGAAGTCCACCCTCTTCAACGCCATCACGCGCGCCGGCGCGCTCGCCGCCAACTACCCCTTCGCGACGATCGAGCCCAACACCGGGCGGGTCACCGTGCCTGACGAGCGCCTCATCGCGCTGCGCGACATCTTCACGAAAGGTGACCGCGTTCCGCCCGTCATTCCGACGTACGTCGAATTCGTGGACATCGCCGGGCTCGTGAAGGGCGCTTCGAAAGGAGAAGGGCTCGGCAACCAGTTCCTCGCGAACATCCGCGAGGTGGACGCCATCGCGCACGTCGTGCGTTGCTTCGAGGACCCGAACGTCGTTCACGTCGCCGGAAGCGTCGATCCCCTGTCGGACATCGACACGATCAACACCGAACTCGTCCTCGCCGACCTCGGCACGATGGAGCGCCGCGTGGACCGCCTCAAGCGTAGCGCCAAAGGAAACAAGGAGGACTCGGAGCTGCTCGCCCTCGCGCAGCAGGTGCTCGCCGTGCTGGAGGAAGGCAAGCCCGCCCGCGCCGCAACGTACGACGCGCCCATTCCGAAGGACTTCGGCCTCCTCACCATCAAGCCCGTCATCTACGTCGCGAACGTCGCCGAGGACGATCTGCTCGAAGACAACGACATGGTGAAGACGGTGCGTGACTTCGCCGCGTCCGAGGAAGCGGAGGTCGTCAAGATCTCCGCGCAGATCGAAGGCGAACTCGCGGAGATGCCCGAAGAGGAAGCGCGCGCGTTTCTCGCCGATCTCGGCATCGACGAGCCAGGCCTCAACAAGCTCATTCACGTCGGCTACAAGACGCTGGGGCTCATCACCTTCATCACCTCGGGCGAGAAGGAAGTGCGCGCGTGGACGATTCGCGAAGGCACGAAGGCGCCTCAGGCGGCGGGCACCATCCACTCGGACTTCGAACGTGGCTTCATCCGCGCGGAAGTCATTCAGTGGGACAAGATGGTCGAGGCGGCAAGCTGGGCGAACGCCAAGAGCAAAGGCTGGGTGCGGACGGAAGGCAAAGAGTACGTCATGCAGGACGGCGACATCATGAACGTGTTGTTCAACGTGTGATTTCGCGCGCTCGGCGGCGCGTGGCCGAGCGGTAAGGCTTTTGACGGTTCGAGGCTTCGCTCGGGGAGATGCTCCGATCATGAAGCGATTTCTCGCGTTGCTGCCCGCCTTGCTGTTCGCCTCGTGCGCGCCGAGGGCGCCCCTCGCGACTCAGCCCGTTTCTCCGCCGCGGCTGCCCGGCATGACCGCGAGCGCTTACGTCACCGTCGGGGGAGAGCAGGTCTACTACGAGACGGGCGGCGCGGGCACGCCCGTCGTCCTCGTGCATGGCATCGGGGGAGGGAACTCGGGCTTTCAGTGGCGCCTCAACACCGCCGCGCTCGCTCAAGAGCATCGCTTGTTCGTCCTCGACTTGCCCGGCTTCGGGCGCAGTCCGGCCGAGGCCAAGGCGTACACGGGCGAGCTGTACACGAACGCCGTTCGCGACTTCCTCGCCGACGTCGTCGGGGCGCCCACGGCGGTCGTCGCGTCGAGCCTCGCGGGCGCGTACGTCATCGACATCGCGGCGAGCTCGCCGAACCTCGTCACGAAGCTGCTGCTCGTCTCCCCGACGGGCTTGGAGCGCTTGATCGCCCCGCCGAATCCGGGGTTCTACTCGGCCCTCACGCGCACGCCGCTCGGTGGGGTGATCTCGACGTTTTTGCGGGGCGAACCGGGCGTGAACTTCTTCTTGTCGGAACAGGTGTACCTCGACCGTAGCCTGGTCACGCCCGACATCACCAAGGTGTACGTCGACAACCTCGCGTCGGCGGACAAGGAATTCCCGGTCTTCTCGTTCATCTCGCAACTTCTCAACGCGAACGTCACCGAGTCGTGGCCGAAGACGACGGGGATTCCGTCGCGCATCGTGTGGGGCAGTGACGACGTAAACACGCCCGCGTCGGGCGCGGCGGCCTTCGTACGCCTGCGTCCAGACGTGCAAGTCGACGTCCTCGCGGGCCGCGCCATCCCGAACGACGAGTCATCGAGCGAATTCAACGAGATCGCGCGCGACTTCCTACGTTGAATTGTTCGCGCCAAGCCGCTTCAACACGCCGCGCACGTCGGCGGGCCGCCAGCCTTCGGGTTTGAGCTGCTTGCCGTCGGCGCGCTTCGGGCCTTTGGTCTTCTCCATGTTCGCTCGGTGCACTTCGGCGAACACCGCGTTCGCGTCCAATCCCAAGGCGAGCATCGCGCCGTACGTGACGTAGAGCAGATCCGCGAGTTCTTGAGCGAGCGGCGCCAAGTCGTCCGAAAGCGAGTCCATCGCCTCCATGACTTCCTCGTACTCCTCTCGAATGAGGGTGCGGCGCAAGCTCAGGAGTTCGGGCGAGGGAAAGCTCGGGCGATCGGGAAAGGCCGCGCCGATCGCCTCGTGGAATGCTCGGACTTTGTCGGCGTTCGTCGTCATCGCCGCACTGTAGCCAAAAACCAGGAGGGGGAGCCCATGGCTCCCCTGTTAGCGCGGGTGACCGGAGTTGCACCGATCCTCTGCTCGTGCCCGCTCGCGCGCCCGTTTTGATGATCGAGGTGGGCGCCTCCCTCGAGGATGGCCCCGACGGGGAAAGGCGGGAGTATTCGATGCTCGCGCCGTGACAAAGTATCGCTCCTGAACGTCATGAGAACATCCGTCATCTCGCTAAGGAATTTTGAGCCGAATTGCGTGGATAAATTCAATTCTGCTCAAGCCGCATTCATGGCGAGGCACGGCGCGTTCGCGCTTCGGGAAGCGAAGCGGTAACTTGAAGCGCATGGACGCTCTGAGCTTCGCCGCCATCGCCGTCACGATCCTCTTTTGGGCGTCGTCGTTCGCCGGGATTCGCGCGGGTCTGGAAAGCTTCACGCCCGAGCACCTCGCCTTGTACCGCTTTCTCGTGGCGTCGGTCGCGCTCGCCGTGTACGCCGTCATCGCTCGCATGCGCCTTCCGAGTCGCGCGGACCTTCTGCGGATCTTCGGCTTGTCGCTGCTCGGCATCACGACGTACCACTTGGCACTCAACATCGGCGAGCTCACGGTTCCGGCGGGCACGGCGAGCCTCATCATCGCGGCGGGGCCGGTCATCACCGCCTTGCTCGCCACGTCCTTCATGGGCGAGCGGTTGACGTGGCAAGGATGGCTGGGCACCTTCATCAGCTTGCTCGGCGTGCTGCTGATCGTCCTGGGGCGCGGAGAACCTCTCGGCTTCACCCGCGGCGCCTTGCTGATCTTGCTCGCCGCCTTTACCACCAGCTTGTACTTCGTCTTTCAAAAAGGCGTCGTGAAGCGCGTCGGAGCGCTGCGCTTCACGGTGTACAGCTTGATTCTCGGAACGCTTCCGATGCTGGTGTTCTTGCCGGGCTTCGGCGCGCAACTCGCCGCCGCTCCGCTCGGCTCGCACCTCGCCGTGATCTACATCGGCCTGTTTCCGGCGGCCCTCGCGTACCTCACGTGGACCTTCGCCCTCGCGCGCGTCGGAGCGGCGAGAACGACGAGCTTTCTGTTCGTCTCTCCGGTCCTCGCGATCCTCATCGGCTGGGTCTGGCTCGGCGAGGTGCCCAGCCGCGACTCGCTGATCGGCGGCATCATCGCCGTGCTCGGCGTGATCCTCGTGCAGACCGTCGGCAAGCCCAAGGTGCCCGCCGCGTCGCCCGCTCGGGAGAAGGCGGCGTGACGACGACGGACGTTCCCGCGGCGGGCGGCGCGATCGAGTTGCGTGACGTCACGATTCGTCTCGGCGGACGCGACATTCTGACGGGCGTGGACCTCACCGTGCGGCCCGGCGAGTTTCTCGCCCTCATCGGCCCGTCGGGCGGCGGAAAGAGCACGCTGCTGCGCGCCATCGGGAACTTGCTGCGGCCCGACCGAGGTGATGTGAAGGTGTCGAGTCCGCCCGCCTTCGTCTTCCAAGACTATCGCCTCTTGCCGTGGCGCACGGTGCGCGAAAACGTCCGCCTTCCCACCCAGGTGTCGGGACGCGGCTTGCCGCCCGAGGAGGCCTTGAAACTCGTCGGGATGCAGAACTTCGGCGGGTACTATCCCGCGCAACTCTCGGGCGGGATGCGGGCGCGCGTCGCCCTCGCGCGGGCGCTCGCGCAGCCCACGGACGTCTTGCTGCTCGACGAGCCGTTCGCCGCCCTCGACGCCCTCGTGCGCGAACGCTTCAACGCCGAGCTCAAGCACCTTCACGACAAGACGGGAAGGACGACGATTCTCGTGACGCACTCCATTCGAGAAGCCGTGTACCTCGCCGACCGCGTCGTCGTCCTCAAGGGCGGCAAGCTCCTCACCGTGCTCGACACGAACGGCGAGGGCCGCCTCAGCGCGTACACCGACGGCTTGGAAGCCGAACTGCGCGCCTTGCTCGGCGCGGGTGACTCCACGCAGATTCGCGAGACGCGCGGGCGGCGCGTCGAGGGGTGGAGCGTCTTGCTGCCGATCGCCGCGATTGTGCTGGGATTGCTGCTGTGGCACTTGTATGCCGCGA
Proteins encoded in this region:
- a CDS encoding M3 family metallopeptidase translates to MTAPQPVPTWDSYADRYAALDAELLTADTAQAWLRRWSDLDEDLLEAQVRLEFTSDRDTSSQEKRDALTAFLRDVLPKAQVAQHQLQRRLLDLPEDALPSELHQMRRRLRNQADVFHAQNVDLNAETNTLANTFNRISGARTIDVDGQEVTFAQAGRLLQSSDRDVRERTWRAMQTRALQDRDTLNTLMLDLLARRHRLASQAGMPNYLALHWLELNRLDYTPDDARAFHAAIEAEVVPLAAELREVRRAALGVESLRPWDLQVDVHGFPPPFEDANALVDAAERVLQAVHPRYGERFRHLRNRPAADPWLDVEARPGKAGGAYCAPLPVSRGSVILQSATGTHLDLTVLLHEAGHAMHGAALLEEGHLQFNTWVGSEFGEVPSQAMELLALAHLESAAGYSKKRANAAVAKQFEDIVYTLPRLALNDAWQHWLYTEAPGDVTGEDLEAKYLELAERFEPDLDWSGFEAERAGGWRLPPHAFIYPLYVLDYAYAWLGALDVWQRSLDDPAGAVEAYEAALRLGGSRSLPQMFEAVGSRFSGDRKQVGALMARVREVLQMGERRASA
- a CDS encoding DMT family transporter, which translates into the protein MDALSFAAIAVTILFWASSFAGIRAGLESFTPEHLALYRFLVASVALAVYAVIARMRLPSRADLLRIFGLSLLGITTYHLALNIGELTVPAGTASLIIAAGPVITALLATSFMGERLTWQGWLGTFISLLGVLLIVLGRGEPLGFTRGALLILLAAFTTSLYFVFQKGVVKRVGALRFTVYSLILGTLPMLVFLPGFGAQLAAAPLGSHLAVIYIGLFPAALAYLTWTFALARVGAARTTSFLFVSPVLAILIGWVWLGEVPSRDSLIGGIIAVLGVILVQTVGKPKVPAASPAREKAA
- the ychF gene encoding redox-regulated ATPase YchF; translated protein: MCALGIGIVGLPNVGKSTLFNAITRAGALAANYPFATIEPNTGRVTVPDERLIALRDIFTKGDRVPPVIPTYVEFVDIAGLVKGASKGEGLGNQFLANIREVDAIAHVVRCFEDPNVVHVAGSVDPLSDIDTINTELVLADLGTMERRVDRLKRSAKGNKEDSELLALAQQVLAVLEEGKPARAATYDAPIPKDFGLLTIKPVIYVANVAEDDLLEDNDMVKTVRDFAASEEAEVVKISAQIEGELAEMPEEEARAFLADLGIDEPGLNKLIHVGYKTLGLITFITSGEKEVRAWTIREGTKAPQAAGTIHSDFERGFIRAEVIQWDKMVEAASWANAKSKGWVRTEGKEYVMQDGDIMNVLFNV
- a CDS encoding MazG nucleotide pyrophosphohydrolase domain-containing protein, which gives rise to MTTNADKVRAFHEAIGAAFPDRPSFPSPELLSLRRTLIREEYEEVMEAMDSLSDDLAPLAQELADLLYVTYGAMLALGLDANAVFAEVHRANMEKTKGPKRADGKQLKPEGWRPADVRGVLKRLGANNST
- a CDS encoding ABC transporter permease subunit; protein product: MTTTDVPAAGGAIELRDVTIRLGGRDILTGVDLTVRPGEFLALIGPSGGGKSTLLRAIGNLLRPDRGDVKVSSPPAFVFQDYRLLPWRTVRENVRLPTQVSGRGLPPEEALKLVGMQNFGGYYPAQLSGGMRARVALARALAQPTDVLLLDEPFAALDALVRERFNAELKHLHDKTGRTTILVTHSIREAVYLADRVVVLKGGKLLTVLDTNGEGRLSAYTDGLEAELRALLGAGDSTQIRETRGRRVEGWSVLLPIAAIVLGLLLWHLYAAKLAQPFLLPTPGAVWNALVTNWPDLWSALLVTAGTALLGLLGGLGIGLALGYPIAKLPWLERFLSPLLVTSQSTPTVVLAPLLVTWLGFGTLPGVVVTVLTCFYPVLVAALVGVRSVDRTFHELFDSLGASTWQRLKWLEFPGALPTLLGGLRLAASLSLIGAIVWEFVAGSNHKGLGFIVTQARTFYNLALVFAAILLLILLGVFVYGAVTMLERRALRHREQE
- a CDS encoding alpha/beta fold hydrolase → MKRFLALLPALLFASCAPRAPLATQPVSPPRLPGMTASAYVTVGGEQVYYETGGAGTPVVLVHGIGGGNSGFQWRLNTAALAQEHRLFVLDLPGFGRSPAEAKAYTGELYTNAVRDFLADVVGAPTAVVASSLAGAYVIDIAASSPNLVTKLLLVSPTGLERLIAPPNPGFYSALTRTPLGGVISTFLRGEPGVNFFLSEQVYLDRSLVTPDITKVYVDNLASADKEFPVFSFISQLLNANVTESWPKTTGIPSRIVWGSDDVNTPASGAAAFVRLRPDVQVDVLAGRAIPNDESSSEFNEIARDFLR